In Mesotoga sp. UBA6090, the following are encoded in one genomic region:
- a CDS encoding response regulator transcription factor encodes MKILIVEDERSLGKLLKESLEREGFVAELAIDGEEGLYLALNGPFDVIVLDILLPKLTGWQVLEKIRDSGSRIPVLMLTALDSIEDKVRGFDLGADDYLPKPFDIRELVVRIQSLLRRAQFGGAPSRVLKVGDLELDMSLKTASRGNEKIELRKKEYQILEYLMLNSGRVVPKSELEEHLWNEDDELWSDVIRSHIKNIRKKIDGGRRKKLIRTVRGMGYEISDR; translated from the coding sequence ATGAAGATTCTGATTGTTGAAGACGAGCGTAGTCTGGGCAAATTGCTTAAGGAGTCTCTCGAAAGAGAGGGCTTTGTCGCCGAACTTGCAATCGATGGGGAAGAGGGGCTTTATCTGGCTCTTAACGGCCCATTTGACGTTATTGTCCTGGACATTCTGCTACCTAAGCTGACCGGCTGGCAGGTGCTCGAGAAGATCAGAGATTCTGGAAGCAGAATTCCCGTACTAATGCTCACCGCTCTGGACAGCATCGAAGACAAAGTCCGGGGCTTCGATTTAGGGGCCGACGACTATCTTCCAAAGCCATTCGATATCCGGGAACTTGTAGTGAGGATTCAGTCGCTTTTGAGAAGAGCTCAGTTCGGCGGAGCTCCTTCAAGAGTTCTGAAAGTAGGAGATCTAGAGCTCGATATGTCGCTTAAGACCGCCAGCAGGGGAAACGAGAAGATAGAACTCCGAAAGAAGGAGTACCAGATCCTCGAATATCTCATGCTAAACAGCGGCAGGGTCGTTCCGAAGAGTGAGCTCGAAGAACATCTCTGGAATGAAGACGACGAACTGTGGTCGGACGTAATCAGAAGCCATATAAAGAACATCCGCAAGAAGATCGACGGAGGTCGAAGAAAGAAACTAATAAGGACGGTCAGGGGAATGGGCTATGAAATCAGTGACAGGTGA
- a CDS encoding (2Fe-2S) ferredoxin domain-containing protein: protein MIIKVCMGSACLMKGSPEVSKRLVELVTEHGLSRFTTIKGSHCMGPCSDGVVVDIDEKRFTNISMHNVDDFFKKEILQRE, encoded by the coding sequence GTGATAATCAAAGTCTGTATGGGAAGCGCCTGTCTTATGAAGGGTTCTCCCGAAGTTTCCAAGAGACTGGTAGAGTTAGTGACTGAACACGGCTTGAGTAGGTTCACAACAATCAAGGGTTCTCACTGTATGGGGCCCTGCTCCGATGGAGTAGTTGTCGATATCGATGAGAAGAGGTTCACGAATATATCTATGCATAATGTAGATGATTTCTTCAAGAAGGAGATACTTCAGCGGGAATAG